A stretch of Pseudomonas taetrolens DNA encodes these proteins:
- the rpsQ gene encoding 30S ribosomal protein S17: MAEAEKTVRTLTGRVVSDKMDKTITVLIERRVKHPIYGKYVKRSTKLHAHDETNQCHIGDKVTIRETRPMAKTKSWALVDVLERAVEV, encoded by the coding sequence ATGGCTGAAGCCGAAAAAACTGTCCGTACGCTGACTGGCCGTGTTGTCAGCGACAAGATGGACAAGACCATCACCGTATTGATCGAGCGTCGCGTTAAGCACCCGATTTACGGTAAATATGTTAAGCGTTCGACTAAGCTGCACGCGCACGACGAAACCAATCAGTGCCACATCGGCGACAAAGTCACTATTCGTGAAACTCGTCCGATGGCCAAGACCAAGTCTTGGGCACTGGTTGATGTTCTCGAACGCGCTGTGGAAGTCTAA
- the rplW gene encoding 50S ribosomal protein L23 → MNQERVFKVLLGPHVSEKATVLADKKGQFVFKVATDATKLEIKKAVESLFSVKVERVTTLNVLGKSKRTARGVGKRNDWKKAVISLQPGQDLDFSSSAE, encoded by the coding sequence ATGAACCAGGAACGCGTATTTAAAGTTCTGCTTGGCCCGCACGTTTCCGAGAAGGCTACGGTTCTGGCAGACAAGAAAGGCCAGTTCGTTTTCAAGGTTGCTACAGATGCAACCAAGCTGGAAATCAAGAAGGCCGTCGAAAGCCTGTTCAGCGTGAAAGTTGAGCGTGTTACTACCCTGAATGTTCTGGGTAAGAGCAAGCGCACCGCTCGCGGCGTGGGCAAGCGTAATGACTGGAAGAAGGCAGTAATCTCCCTTCAGCCAGGCCAAGATCTCGATTTCAGCAGCAGTGCTGAGTAA
- the rplV gene encoding 50S ribosomal protein L22 yields MEVAAKLSGARISAQKARLVADQIRGKKVGEALNLLAFSNKKAAEIIKKVLESAVANAEHNEGADVDDLKVATVFVNEGRSLKRIMPRAKGRADRIVKRSCHITVKVADK; encoded by the coding sequence ATGGAAGTAGCCGCTAAGTTGTCGGGCGCTCGAATCTCCGCCCAGAAAGCCCGCTTGGTCGCCGACCAGATCCGCGGGAAGAAGGTGGGCGAAGCGCTCAACCTGTTGGCTTTCAGCAACAAGAAAGCCGCCGAGATCATCAAGAAAGTGCTGGAGTCGGCCGTAGCCAACGCCGAGCATAACGAAGGCGCAGACGTTGACGACTTGAAAGTCGCCACCGTTTTCGTCAACGAAGGGCGTTCGCTGAAGCGCATCATGCCGCGTGCCAAAGGCCGCGCTGATCGCATCGTCAAGCGGTCTTGCCATATCACTGTCAAGGTTGCTGACAAGTAA
- the rplN gene encoding 50S ribosomal protein L14, which produces MIQTQSMLDVADNSGARRVMCIKVLGGSHRRYAGIGDIIKVTVKEAIPRGKVKKGQVMTAVVVRTRHGVRRADGSIIRFDGNAAVLLNNKQEPIGTRIFGPVTRELRTEKFMKIVSLAPEVL; this is translated from the coding sequence ATGATTCAGACTCAATCCATGCTCGATGTGGCCGATAACAGCGGCGCTCGCCGTGTTATGTGCATCAAGGTGCTGGGTGGCTCCCATCGTCGTTACGCTGGTATCGGTGACATCATCAAAGTTACCGTCAAGGAAGCAATTCCGCGCGGTAAAGTGAAAAAAGGCCAAGTGATGACTGCTGTTGTAGTCCGCACTCGCCACGGTGTACGCCGTGCAGATGGCTCCATTATCCGCTTTGATGGCAACGCTGCTGTTCTTCTGAACAACAAGCAAGAGCCGATCGGCACCCGTATCTTTGGGCCAGTGACCCGTGAACTTCGTACTGAGAAGTTCATGAAGATCGTCTCGCTCGCCCCAGAAGTGCTGTAA
- the tuf gene encoding elongation factor Tu: protein MAKEKFDRSLPHVNVGTIGHVDHGKTTLTAALTRVCSEVFGSARVDFDKIDSAPEEKARGITINTAHVEYNSLIRHYAHVDCPGHADYVKNMITGAAQMDGAILVCSAADGPMPQTREHILLSRQVGVPYIVVFLNKADLVDDAELLELVEMEVRDLLSTYDFPGDDTPIIIGSARMALEGLDDNEMGTTAVKKLVETLDSYIPEPVRLTDKPFLMPIEDVFSISGRGTVVTGRIERGIVRVQDPLEIVGLRDTTVTTCTGVEMFRKLLDEGRAGENCGVLLRGTKRDDVERGQVLVKPGTVKPHTKFTAEVYVLSKEEGGRHTPFFKGYRPQFYFRTTDVTGNCELPEGVEMVMPGDNIQMTVTLIKTIAMEDGLRFAIREGGRTVGAGVVAKIIE, encoded by the coding sequence GTGGCTAAAGAAAAATTTGATCGTTCCCTACCGCACGTCAACGTTGGCACTATCGGTCACGTTGACCATGGTAAAACCACGCTGACTGCAGCTCTGACTCGTGTTTGCTCCGAAGTTTTCGGTTCTGCCCGTGTTGACTTCGACAAGATCGACAGCGCGCCAGAAGAAAAAGCTCGTGGTATCACCATCAACACAGCACACGTTGAATACAACTCGTTGATCCGTCACTACGCTCACGTTGACTGCCCAGGTCACGCTGACTATGTGAAGAACATGATCACCGGTGCTGCTCAGATGGATGGCGCGATCCTGGTTTGTTCGGCCGCTGATGGTCCGATGCCACAAACTCGTGAGCACATCCTGCTGTCCCGTCAGGTAGGCGTTCCGTACATCGTGGTTTTCCTGAACAAGGCTGACCTGGTAGACGACGCTGAGCTGCTGGAACTGGTTGAGATGGAAGTGCGCGATCTGCTGAGCACTTACGACTTCCCGGGCGACGACACTCCGATCATCATCGGTTCGGCTCGTATGGCTCTTGAAGGTCTGGATGACAACGAGATGGGTACCACTGCTGTTAAGAAGCTGGTGGAAACTCTGGACAGCTACATCCCAGAGCCAGTTCGTCTGACTGACAAGCCGTTCCTGATGCCAATCGAAGACGTTTTCTCGATCTCCGGTCGTGGTACCGTTGTAACCGGTCGTATCGAGCGCGGTATCGTTCGCGTTCAAGATCCGCTGGAAATCGTTGGTCTGCGTGACACTACTGTTACCACTTGCACCGGCGTTGAAATGTTCCGCAAGCTGCTCGACGAAGGTCGTGCAGGCGAGAACTGCGGCGTTCTGTTGCGTGGTACCAAGCGTGACGACGTTGAGCGTGGTCAGGTTCTGGTTAAGCCAGGCACTGTTAAGCCTCACACCAAGTTCACCGCAGAAGTTTACGTTCTGAGCAAGGAAGAAGGCGGCCGCCATACTCCGTTCTTCAAAGGCTACCGTCCACAGTTCTACTTCCGTACAACTGACGTGACTGGTAACTGCGAGCTGCCAGAAGGCGTTGAAATGGTAATGCCAGGTGATAACATTCAAATGACTGTTACCCTGATCAAAACCATCGCAATGGAAGATGGCCTGCGTTTCGCTATCCGTGAAGGCGGTCGTACCGTCGGCGCTGGCGTCGTAGCCAAAATCATCGAGTAA
- the rplX gene encoding 50S ribosomal protein L24 — protein sequence MQKIRRDDEIIVIAGKDKGKRGKVLKVLADNRLVVGGLNLVKRHTKPNPMSGVQGGIVEKEAPLHASNVAIFNGETNKADRVGFKVEEGKKIRVFKSTQKAVDA from the coding sequence ATGCAAAAGATTCGTCGTGACGACGAGATCATCGTGATCGCCGGCAAAGACAAAGGTAAGCGCGGTAAGGTGCTTAAGGTTCTCGCTGACAACCGTCTGGTTGTTGGTGGTCTGAACCTGGTTAAGCGTCATACCAAGCCTAACCCGATGTCGGGCGTACAAGGCGGTATCGTCGAAAAAGAAGCGCCATTGCACGCTTCTAACGTCGCCATTTTCAACGGCGAAACCAACAAGGCTGACCGCGTTGGTTTCAAAGTAGAAGAAGGCAAAAAAATTCGTGTCTTCAAGTCGACCCAAAAAGCGGTTGATGCTTGA
- the rplB gene encoding 50S ribosomal protein L2 yields MAIVKCKPTSPGRRHVVKVVNQELHKGAPHAPLLEKKSKSGGRNNNGRITTRHIGGGHKQHYRMVDFRRNDKDGIPATVERIEYDPNRTAHIALMLYADGERRYIIAPKGVSAGDQLIAGALAPIKPGNSLQLRSIPVGSTVHGIELKPGKGAQIARSAGASAQLVARDGVYVTLRLRSGEMRKVLAECRATLGEVSNSEHSLRSLGKAGAKRWRGVRPTVRGVAMNPVDHPHGGGEGRTSGGRHPVSPWGFPTKGAKTRGNKRTDKMIVRRRK; encoded by the coding sequence ATGGCAATCGTTAAATGCAAACCGACTTCCCCTGGCCGCCGTCATGTGGTCAAGGTGGTCAACCAGGAGCTGCATAAAGGCGCTCCTCACGCACCGCTGCTCGAGAAGAAATCGAAGTCTGGTGGTCGCAACAACAATGGCCGTATTACCACGCGTCACATCGGTGGTGGTCATAAGCAGCATTATCGTATGGTCGACTTCCGTCGCAACGACAAAGATGGCATTCCAGCCACTGTCGAGCGTATCGAATACGATCCAAACCGTACTGCTCACATTGCTCTTATGCTGTACGCAGACGGCGAGCGCCGCTACATCATCGCCCCTAAAGGCGTGAGTGCTGGCGACCAGCTGATCGCAGGTGCCCTGGCACCGATCAAGCCGGGCAACTCGTTGCAACTGCGCAGCATTCCAGTTGGTAGCACCGTACACGGCATCGAACTGAAGCCGGGTAAAGGCGCGCAAATCGCACGTTCCGCTGGTGCTTCGGCTCAGTTGGTCGCTCGCGATGGTGTCTATGTGACACTGCGTCTGCGCTCTGGTGAAATGCGTAAAGTATTGGCTGAATGCCGTGCAACGCTTGGCGAAGTCTCGAACTCCGAGCACAGCCTGCGTTCGCTGGGTAAAGCTGGTGCCAAACGCTGGCGTGGCGTTCGCCCAACCGTTCGTGGTGTTGCCATGAACCCGGTTGACCACCCACATGGTGGTGGTGAAGGTCGTACCTCTGGTGGTCGTCATCCGGTATCGCCATGGGGCTTCCCGACTAAGGGCGCGAAGACTCGTGGTAATAAGCGTACCGACAAAATGATCGTCCGTCGTCGCAAGTAA
- the rpsJ gene encoding 30S ribosomal protein S10, which yields MQNQQIRIRLKAFDHRLIDQSTQEIVETAKRTGAQVRGPIPLPTRKERFTVLVSPHVNKDARDQYEIRTHKRVLDIVQPTDKTVDALMKLDLAAGVEVQISLG from the coding sequence ATGCAAAATCAGCAAATCCGTATCAGGTTGAAGGCTTTTGACCATCGCCTGATCGACCAATCAACCCAGGAAATCGTGGAAACCGCGAAACGTACTGGTGCTCAAGTGCGTGGTCCAATTCCACTGCCTACCCGTAAAGAGCGGTTCACCGTTCTGGTCTCTCCGCACGTCAACAAAGACGCGCGTGACCAGTACGAGATCCGTACTCATAAGCGCGTACTGGACATCGTCCAGCCAACGGATAAAACCGTTGATGCACTTATGAAGCTTGATCTTGCGGCCGGTGTGGAAGTGCAGATCAGCCTCGGCTAA
- the rplD gene encoding 50S ribosomal protein L4 translates to MQLNVNDAQAIEVSELTFGGEFNETLVHQAVVAYMAGGRQGSKQQKTRSDVRGGGKRPWRQKGTGRARAGTIRSPIWRGGGTTFAARPQDHSQKLNKKMYRAAMRSILAELVRTDRLVVVQDFAVEAPKTKDLLNKLNGMGLTDVLIVSEVVDQNLYLAARNLPHVDVRDVQGSDPVSLIAYDKVLITVSAVKKFEELLG, encoded by the coding sequence ATGCAATTAAATGTAAATGACGCTCAAGCGATCGAAGTTTCCGAACTGACATTCGGCGGCGAGTTCAACGAGACGCTGGTTCACCAAGCAGTCGTGGCCTACATGGCCGGCGGCCGTCAAGGTAGCAAGCAGCAAAAGACCCGTTCCGACGTTCGTGGTGGCGGTAAGCGCCCTTGGCGTCAGAAAGGTACTGGCCGTGCTCGTGCCGGTACTATCCGTAGCCCAATCTGGCGTGGCGGTGGTACTACTTTCGCAGCTCGTCCACAGGATCACTCTCAGAAGCTCAACAAGAAGATGTACCGCGCAGCAATGCGTTCCATCCTTGCTGAACTGGTGCGTACTGATCGTCTGGTCGTGGTTCAGGACTTCGCAGTTGAAGCGCCGAAAACCAAAGATCTGCTGAACAAACTGAATGGCATGGGTCTGACTGATGTCCTGATCGTGTCTGAAGTTGTTGATCAGAACCTGTACCTGGCTGCTCGTAACCTGCCACACGTTGATGTACGTGACGTGCAAGGTTCCGATCCAGTTAGTCTGATCGCATACGACAAGGTGTTGATCACCGTGTCGGCCGTGAAGAAATTCGAGGAGCTGCTGGGATGA
- the rpmC gene encoding 50S ribosomal protein L29, which translates to MKANELREKSAQQLNEQLLGLLRDQFNLRMQKATGQLGQSHLLSQVKRDIARVKTVLKQQAGK; encoded by the coding sequence ATGAAAGCGAATGAACTTCGTGAAAAATCCGCACAGCAGCTGAACGAGCAACTGCTCGGCTTGCTGCGCGACCAGTTCAATCTGCGCATGCAGAAAGCAACTGGCCAGTTGGGGCAGTCGCATCTGCTCTCGCAAGTTAAGCGTGACATCGCTCGCGTGAAGACTGTGCTCAAACAGCAGGCAGGTAAGTAA
- the rplC gene encoding 50S ribosomal protein L3, whose translation MTIGVVGRKCGMTRIFTEEGVSIPVTVIEIEPNRVTQFKTEETDGYRAVQVTVGERRASRVTAAQAGHFAKANVAAGRTVMEFRLEEGEYQAGDLINAEIFTAGQMVDVTGQSKGKGFQGTIKRWNFRGQDNTHGNSVSHRVPGSIGQCQTPGRVFKGKKMSGHMGAERVTVQSLEVVRVDAERNLLLVKGAVPGATGGNLVVRPAAKARG comes from the coding sequence ATGACTATTGGTGTAGTCGGTCGTAAATGCGGTATGACCCGTATTTTCACCGAAGAAGGTGTCTCCATTCCGGTCACGGTCATTGAGATCGAGCCGAATCGCGTCACCCAGTTCAAAACTGAAGAAACCGATGGCTATCGTGCAGTGCAAGTCACTGTCGGCGAGCGTCGCGCTTCGCGCGTAACAGCTGCCCAGGCGGGTCACTTCGCCAAGGCAAACGTTGCAGCTGGTCGTACCGTAATGGAATTCCGCCTTGAAGAAGGCGAGTACCAGGCAGGCGATCTGATCAACGCTGAAATCTTCACCGCAGGTCAGATGGTCGATGTGACCGGTCAGTCCAAAGGTAAAGGCTTCCAGGGTACGATCAAGCGTTGGAATTTCCGTGGCCAAGATAACACTCACGGTAACTCCGTTTCCCACCGCGTCCCGGGCTCTATTGGCCAGTGCCAGACTCCTGGTCGTGTATTCAAGGGCAAAAAAATGTCCGGTCATATGGGCGCTGAGCGCGTGACCGTGCAGTCCCTGGAAGTAGTGCGCGTCGACGCTGAACGCAATCTGTTGTTGGTCAAGGGTGCTGTTCCTGGCGCTACTGGCGGCAACCTGGTTGTACGTCCGGCGGCCAAGGCTCGCGGTTAA
- the rpsL gene encoding 30S ribosomal protein S12, protein MATINQLVRQPRKRIVEKSDVPALQNCPQRRGVCTRVYTTTPKKPNSALRKVCRVRLTNGFEVSSYIGGEGHNLQEHSVVLIRGGRVKDLPGVRYHTVRGSLDTSGVKGRNQGRSKYGTKKPK, encoded by the coding sequence ATGGCAACTATCAACCAGCTGGTACGTCAGCCGCGTAAGCGTATCGTCGAGAAATCCGACGTACCTGCGCTGCAAAACTGCCCGCAACGTCGTGGTGTATGCACTCGTGTGTATACGACTACGCCGAAAAAACCTAACTCGGCACTGCGTAAAGTATGCCGTGTGCGTCTGACCAACGGTTTCGAGGTTTCCTCGTACATCGGCGGTGAAGGCCACAACCTGCAAGAGCACAGCGTGGTACTGATTCGTGGCGGTCGTGTAAAAGACTTGCCAGGTGTTCGTTATCACACCGTTCGCGGCTCTTTGGATACTTCCGGCGTTAAAGGTCGTAACCAGGGTCGTTCGAAGTACGGTACCAAGAAGCCGAAGTAG
- the rplE gene encoding 50S ribosomal protein L5, which yields MARLKEIYRKEIAPKLKEELKLSNVMEVPRVTKITLNMGLGEAIGDKKVIEHAVADLEKITGQKVVVTYARKSIAGFKVREGWPIGVKVTLRRERMYEFLDRLLSISLPRVRDFRGLNAKSFDGRGNYSMGVKEQIIFPEIDYDKIDALRGLDITLTTTARTDDEGRALLRAFKFPFRN from the coding sequence ATGGCACGACTAAAAGAGATTTACCGGAAGGAAATCGCTCCGAAACTTAAGGAAGAACTTAAGCTTTCGAACGTGATGGAAGTTCCGCGCGTTACCAAAATCACCCTGAACATGGGTTTGGGCGAAGCGATCGGTGACAAAAAAGTCATCGAGCACGCTGTTGCTGATTTGGAAAAGATCACGGGTCAAAAAGTTGTTGTGACCTACGCTCGCAAGTCCATCGCAGGCTTTAAAGTTCGCGAAGGCTGGCCGATCGGCGTCAAAGTGACTCTGCGCCGTGAGCGTATGTATGAATTCCTGGATCGTCTGCTGTCGATCTCCCTGCCTCGGGTTCGCGACTTCCGCGGCCTGAATGCCAAGTCCTTCGATGGTCGTGGTAACTACAGCATGGGCGTGAAAGAGCAGATCATTTTCCCGGAAATCGACTACGACAAGATCGATGCCCTTCGCGGTCTGGACATTACCCTGACCACCACTGCTCGGACAGATGATGAAGGTCGCGCATTGCTGCGTGCTTTCAAATTCCCGTTCCGCAACTGA
- the rplP gene encoding 50S ribosomal protein L16, with protein MLQPKRTKFRKQMTGHNRGLALRGSKVSFGEFALKSVARGRLTARQIESARRALTRHVKRGGKIWIRVFPDKPVTKKPLEVRMGKGKGNVEYWVAQIQPGKVLYEIEGVSEELAREAFALAAAKLPLATSFVKRTVM; from the coding sequence ATGTTACAACCTAAGCGTACGAAGTTCCGCAAGCAGATGACTGGCCACAACCGTGGCTTGGCATTGCGCGGTAGCAAAGTCAGCTTCGGCGAGTTCGCGCTGAAGTCTGTTGCTCGTGGTCGTCTCACCGCTCGTCAGATCGAATCAGCGCGTCGTGCACTGACCCGTCACGTTAAGCGTGGCGGCAAGATCTGGATCCGTGTATTCCCGGACAAGCCTGTAACCAAAAAGCCACTCGAAGTTCGGATGGGTAAAGGTAAGGGTAACGTGGAATATTGGGTTGCCCAGATTCAGCCAGGCAAAGTCCTGTATGAAATCGAGGGTGTTTCTGAAGAGCTGGCGCGTGAGGCTTTCGCCCTGGCTGCTGCAAAGCTGCCGCTCGCCACCTCCTTTGTTAAACGGACGGTGATGTGA
- the rpsS gene encoding 30S ribosomal protein S19, with amino-acid sequence MPRSLKKGPFIDLHLLKKIEVAAEKNDRKPVKTWSRRSMILPQMVGLTIAVHNGRLHVPVLVNEDMVGHKLGEFAGTRTYRGHVADKKAKR; translated from the coding sequence GTGCCACGTTCTCTGAAAAAAGGTCCTTTTATTGATCTTCACCTACTGAAGAAGATCGAAGTGGCGGCGGAAAAGAACGATCGCAAACCGGTGAAAACCTGGTCGCGTCGTTCGATGATCCTGCCACAAATGGTCGGTCTGACCATCGCTGTGCATAACGGTCGTCTTCATGTCCCAGTTCTCGTGAACGAAGACATGGTTGGCCATAAACTAGGCGAGTTTGCCGGTACCCGCACTTATCGTGGGCACGTGGCAGACAAGAAAGCCAAGCGTTAA
- the rpsG gene encoding 30S ribosomal protein S7: MPRRRVAAKREVLDDPKYGSQILAKFMNHVMESGKKAVAERIVYGALEKVKERKNSDPLELFEKALDAIAPLVEVKSRRVGGATYQVPVEVRPSRRNALAMRWLVDYARKRGEKSMALRLAGELLDAAEGKGAAVKKREDVHRMAEANKAFSHYRF, from the coding sequence ATGCCAAGAAGACGCGTAGCAGCCAAGCGCGAAGTGCTTGACGATCCAAAATACGGAAGCCAAATCCTGGCCAAGTTCATGAACCACGTGATGGAAAGCGGCAAGAAAGCCGTTGCCGAGCGTATCGTTTATGGCGCGCTGGAGAAGGTTAAAGAACGCAAGAACAGCGATCCCCTGGAACTCTTCGAGAAAGCACTCGACGCCATCGCTCCGCTGGTCGAAGTGAAGTCGCGCCGTGTAGGCGGTGCTACTTACCAGGTTCCGGTCGAAGTTCGTCCATCCCGTCGTAACGCCCTGGCAATGCGCTGGTTGGTAGACTACGCCCGCAAGCGCGGCGAGAAGTCTATGGCTCTGCGCTTGGCTGGTGAACTGTTGGACGCTGCTGAAGGCAAGGGCGCGGCAGTTAAGAAGCGTGAAGACGTGCACCGTATGGCTGAAGCTAACAAGGCTTTCTCGCACTACCGCTTCTAA
- the rpsC gene encoding 30S ribosomal protein S3, translated as MGQKVHPIGIRLGIVKEHTSVWYADGRTYADYLFADLKVREYLQDKLKSASVSRIDIHRPAQTARITIHTARPGIVIGKKGEDVEKLRQDLTKQMGVPVHINIEEIRKPELDGMLVAQSVAQQLERRVMFRRAMKRAVQNAMRIGAKGIKIQVSGRLGGAEIARTEWYREGRVPLHTLRADIDYANYEAHTTYGVIGVKVWIFKGEVIGGRQEELKPQAPAPRKKAAK; from the coding sequence ATGGGTCAGAAAGTACATCCCATTGGCATTCGCCTGGGAATCGTCAAGGAGCACACCTCCGTCTGGTACGCAGACGGCCGGACTTATGCGGACTATTTGTTCGCTGATCTGAAGGTGCGTGAATACCTCCAAGACAAACTAAAAAGCGCGTCCGTAAGCCGTATCGATATCCATCGTCCGGCCCAAACTGCACGTATCACCATCCACACCGCTCGTCCAGGTATCGTTATCGGGAAGAAAGGTGAAGATGTTGAGAAACTGCGTCAGGACCTGACCAAGCAAATGGGTGTGCCTGTGCACATCAATATCGAAGAGATCCGCAAGCCGGAACTCGACGGTATGCTGGTTGCGCAGAGCGTAGCTCAGCAGCTGGAGCGTCGTGTAATGTTCCGTCGCGCGATGAAACGCGCTGTACAGAACGCTATGCGCATTGGTGCCAAAGGCATCAAAATCCAAGTGAGCGGTCGTCTCGGCGGTGCTGAAATCGCACGTACTGAATGGTATCGCGAAGGTCGTGTGCCATTGCACACCCTGCGTGCCGACATCGACTATGCCAACTACGAAGCTCACACCACTTACGGTGTGATCGGTGTAAAGGTTTGGATCTTCAAAGGCGAAGTAATTGGTGGTCGCCAAGAAGAGCTGAAGCCACAAGCACCAGCGCCTCGTAAAAAAGCTGCTAAGTAA
- the fusA gene encoding elongation factor G: protein MARTTPINRYRNIGICAHVDAGKTTTTERVLFYTGKSHKMGEVHDGAATTDWMVQEQERGITITSAAITTFWQGSAKQYDNYRFNVIDTPGHVDFTIEVERSLRVLDGAVVVFCGTSGVEPQSETVWRQANKYGVPRLVYVNKMDRAGADFLRVVGQIKKRLGHTPVPIQLAIGSEDNFKGQIDLLSMEAVYWDDADKGMTARREAIPADMQELAEEWRSHMVEAAAEASEELMNKYLEGEELTLAEIKAALRQRTIAGEIVLAVCGSSFKNKGVPLVLDAVIDYLPAPTDIPAIKGTDPDDENIEMERHADDSEPFSALAFKIATDPFVGTLTFVRVYSGVLNSGDGVINSVKGKKERVGRMVQMHANAREEIKEVRAGDIAALIGMKDVTTGDTLCAADKPIILVRMEFPEPVISVAVEPKTKDDQEKMGIALGKLAQEDPSFRVKTDEETGQTIISGMGELHLDILVDRMKREFNVEANIGKPQVSYRERITKNCEIEGKFVRQSGGRGQFGHCWIRFAPADEGQEGLQFVNEVVGGVVPKEYIPAIQKGIEEQMKNGVVAGYPLIGLKATVFDGSYHDVDSNEMAFKVAASMATKQLATKGGGELLEPIMAVEVVTPEDYMGDVMGDLNRRRGMIQGMEDTVSGKVIRAEVPLGEMFGYATDVRSMSQGRASYSMEFKKYDTAPAHIVETVTKKQG from the coding sequence ATGGCTCGTACTACACCGATTAACCGCTACCGTAACATTGGTATCTGTGCTCACGTGGACGCTGGTAAGACCACGACTACTGAGCGGGTACTTTTTTACACCGGCAAAAGCCACAAGATGGGCGAGGTGCATGATGGCGCCGCGACCACCGACTGGATGGTGCAGGAGCAGGAGCGTGGTATTACCATTACTTCTGCTGCGATCACTACTTTTTGGCAGGGTTCTGCCAAGCAGTACGATAACTACCGTTTCAACGTAATTGATACCCCGGGCCACGTTGACTTCACTATTGAAGTTGAGCGTTCCCTGCGTGTACTCGATGGCGCGGTTGTTGTGTTCTGCGGCACTTCGGGTGTTGAGCCTCAGTCGGAAACCGTATGGCGTCAAGCCAACAAATACGGTGTTCCGCGTCTTGTTTATGTAAACAAGATGGACCGTGCCGGTGCTGACTTCCTGCGTGTAGTGGGGCAGATCAAAAAGCGTCTGGGTCACACTCCGGTGCCTATCCAGTTGGCTATCGGTTCGGAAGACAACTTCAAGGGGCAGATTGATCTGCTCTCTATGGAAGCTGTCTACTGGGACGACGCTGACAAGGGTATGACTGCTCGTCGCGAGGCGATTCCTGCAGACATGCAGGAGTTGGCTGAAGAGTGGCGTAGCCACATGGTTGAGGCTGCGGCTGAAGCCAGCGAAGAGCTGATGAACAAGTACCTCGAAGGTGAAGAGCTCACCCTTGCGGAAATCAAGGCGGCTCTGCGTCAGCGTACTATCGCTGGTGAGATCGTTTTGGCTGTTTGCGGTTCTTCCTTCAAGAACAAGGGTGTTCCCCTGGTTCTCGACGCCGTGATCGACTACCTGCCGGCTCCAACCGACATTCCTGCCATCAAGGGTACTGACCCGGATGACGAGAATATCGAAATGGAGCGTCATGCAGACGACAGCGAGCCGTTCTCGGCTCTGGCATTCAAGATTGCAACAGACCCATTCGTGGGTACTTTGACCTTCGTCCGTGTTTACTCGGGCGTGTTGAACTCCGGTGACGGCGTAATCAACTCGGTTAAAGGTAAAAAAGAGCGTGTGGGTCGTATGGTGCAAATGCACGCAAACGCCCGTGAAGAGATCAAAGAAGTACGCGCTGGTGACATCGCAGCTTTGATCGGCATGAAGGACGTCACCACTGGTGATACCCTCTGCGCTGCTGATAAGCCAATCATCCTGGTTCGTATGGAATTCCCGGAGCCTGTTATTTCGGTTGCCGTAGAGCCTAAGACCAAGGATGACCAGGAAAAAATGGGTATCGCACTGGGCAAGCTTGCTCAGGAAGATCCATCTTTCCGTGTAAAAACTGATGAAGAGACTGGTCAGACGATCATCTCTGGCATGGGCGAGCTGCACCTCGACATCCTGGTTGACCGGATGAAGCGTGAGTTCAACGTCGAAGCCAACATCGGTAAGCCTCAGGTTTCGTATCGTGAGCGCATCACGAAGAACTGTGAGATCGAAGGCAAGTTCGTTCGTCAGTCCGGCGGTCGTGGTCAGTTTGGTCACTGCTGGATCCGTTTTGCACCTGCTGACGAAGGTCAGGAAGGTCTGCAGTTCGTGAACGAAGTGGTAGGTGGTGTGGTTCCTAAGGAATACATCCCGGCTATCCAGAAGGGTATCGAAGAGCAGATGAAGAACGGTGTTGTTGCCGGCTATCCGCTGATCGGCCTGAAGGCTACCGTGTTTGATGGTTCTTACCACGACGTCGACTCCAACGAGATGGCGTTTAAGGTGGCTGCTTCCATGGCGACCAAGCAACTGGCTACCAAAGGTGGTGGTGAGCTGCTTGAGCCGATCATGGCAGTAGAGGTTGTTACACCTGAAGACTATATGGGTGACGTGATGGGCGACTTGAACCGTCGTCGCGGCATGATCCAGGGTATGGAAGATACGGTCTCCGGCAAAGTAATTCGTGCTGAAGTGCCGTTGGGCGAAATGTTCGGTTATGCGACCGATGTTCGTTCCATGTCCCAGGGTCGCGCAAGCTACTCTATGGAATTCAAAAAATACGATACAGCTCCGGCGCACATCGTCGAAACTGTTACTAAAAAACAAGGCTGA